In Euphorbia lathyris chromosome 9, ddEupLath1.1, whole genome shotgun sequence, the following are encoded in one genomic region:
- the LOC136205488 gene encoding uncharacterized protein, producing the protein MAPKSSLLGPPELHNPTLLLKQPEIESKAVNDPFVDLMVSNFNKTKSSVNNPQIGYTENGSATYLSSTNPCLDFFFHVVPKTPPESIKERLHEAWNHDPLTTLKLICNLRGVRGTGKSDKEGYYAAAIWLHQFHPKTLACNIPSMANFGYFKDLPEILYRLLEGSDVRQIQRSEWKNRSGSCNRRGPFERPNGQSMKKSNRNRKAKKMAEATREIRILNALERNKIEKEKASLAKDEKKVAMAKKVYERYNRDPDFRFLYERVSDFFSDCLKVDMEHLKSDQVTKVSLAAKWCPSIDSSFDRSTLLCESIARKVFPRESYPEYEGVEEAHYAYRIRDRLRKEVLVPLRKVLELPEVYIGQNKWGEIPYNRVASVAMKFYKEKFLKHDEERFNKYLEDVKSGEAKIAAGALLPHEIIQSLNDDDGGQVAELQWKRMADDLLQHGKLKNCMAVCDVSGSMDGTPMEVCVALGLLISELSEQPWKGKVITFSANPTLQLVRGDNLLQKSQFVRNMEWGGNTDFQKVFDLILEVAVNGRLKEEEMIKRLFVFSDMEFDQASSTPWETDYQAIVNKFTEKGYGNVIPEIVFWNLRDSMATPVDAKQKGVALVSGFSKNLVKLFLDGNGEIDPITIMEAAISGKEYQNLSVLD; encoded by the exons ATGGCACCCAAATCATCTCTGCTCGGACCTCCAGAGCTACACAACCCAACACTTCTCCTAAAACAACCAGAAATCGAATCAAAAGCCGTTAACGATCCTTTCGTCGATCTTATGGTATCCAATTTCAACAAAACCAAGTCCTCTGTAAATAATCCTCAAATTGGTTACACCGAGAATGGCTCTGCAACTTATCTTTCATCTACAAATCCTTGCCTCGatttcttcttccatgtcgTACCAAAAACTCCACCAGAATCCATCAAAGAGAGGCTTCACGAAGCTTGGAATCACGATCCGTTGACTACTCTCAAGCTCATCTGTAATCTAAGAGGTGTTCGTGGTACTGGTAAATCTGATAAAGAGGGATATTATGCTGCTGCGATTTGGCTTCATCAATTCCACCCGAAAACGCTTGCTTGTAATATTCCATCCATGGCGAATTTCGGTTACTTCAAGGACTTGCCGGAGATTCTTTACCGGCTTCTAGAAGGATCCGATGTGAGGCAGATTCAAAGAAGTGAGTGGAAAAATAGATCTGGTTCCTGTAACAGGCGAGGTCCATTTGAACGCCCAAATGGACAATCGATGAAGAAATCAAATCGGAAcagaaaagctaagaaaatggCTGAAGCTACTAGAGAAATCAGGATCTTGAATGCTTTGGAGAGGAACAagattgagaaagagaaagcaagTTTGGCTAAGGATGAGAAGAAGGTAGCTATGGCGAAGAAAGTTTATGAGAGGTATAATAGAGACCCTGATTTTCGGTTTTTATATGAGAGGGTTTCGGATTTCTTTTCCGATTGCCTGAAAGTAGATATGGAGCATTTGAAGTCTGATCAGGTCACAAAGGTTAGCCTTGCAGCTAAATGGTGTCCTTCTATCGATTCATCGTTTGATCGATCAACATTGCTGTGTGAGAGTATTGCGAGGAAGGTATTCCCCAGAGAATCCTACCCAGAATATGAAGGCGTGGAAGAAGCACATTATGCTTACAG GATACGTGACCGGTTGAGAAAGGAGGTTCTGGTGCCTCTGCGGAAGGTTCTAGAGCTGCCGGAAGTGTATATTGGTCAGAACAAATGGGGTGAAATTCCGTATAACCGGGTAGCTTCGGTTGCCATGAAATTTTACAAAGAGAAGTTCTTGAAACACGACGAGGAGCGTTTTAACAAATACTTGGAGGATGTGAAATCAGGGGAAGCCAAGATAGCTGCCGGAGCATTGCTTCCACACGAGATAATTCAGTCGTTGAATGACGATGATGGCGGCCAAGTTGCAGAATTGCAATGGAAACGAATGGCGGATGATCTTCTTCAGCACGGGAAATTAAAAAACTGTATGGCTGTTTGTGATGTCTCGGGTAGCATGGACGGCACACCAATGGAAGTTTGTGTAGCATTGGGTCTATTAATTTCTGAACTCAGCGAGCAGCCGTGGAAGGGAAAGGTAATAACTTTCAGCGCAAATCCGACCCTTCAATTAGTTCGAGGCGACAATCTTCTTCAAAAATCTCAATTTGTGAGAAATATGGAATGGGGGGGAAACACTGATTTTCAGAAGGTGTTTGATCTGATCCTCGAAGTAGCTGTAAACGGGAGATTGAAAGAGGAAGAAATGATTAAGAGGTTGTTCGTGTTTAGTGATATGGAATTCGATCAAGCGTCTTCGACACCTTGGGAGACTGATTATCAGGCCATAGTGAATAAATTTACCGAGAAAGGATACGGAAATGTGATCCCGGAGATTGTGTTTTGGAATCTGAGAGATTCAATGGCTACACCAGTTGATGCAAAACAAAAAGGTGTGGCACTTGTGAGCGGTTTTTCGAAGAATTTGGTGAAGCTTTTCTTGGACGGAAACGGTGAAATTGATCCGATCACTATTATGGAAGCCGCCATTTCCGGGAAAGAGTATCAAAATCTTTCTGTTCTTGATTGA
- the LOC136207241 gene encoding inactive protein kinase SELMODRAFT_444075-like: MVDSEVIIVAVDASKEITDYAFEWAVKDVIKVMDSVIVLAVLPLKNGGSLNSADRNNSNQFLSGLLGKCCKGNNQKEKNSSEDDSFNNRTQPVSLRQINSVCMQMMKQLCLTHKKQVQIQVKILGDAQLGSVALEARELEANWVILDRRLKKEADCCLKRLSCNVVIIDHAVPKLLRAVNPIAGKTFSLSIDQSDRKFADMLGMQPSIATTYRSETNTGSLGLESTISEVDRSVSWSSSETEQFNRIGSPSSTSFLPLNSQYFSPPHFGKSETKATDFAVANFPRSPGDDKIKRTGGVSRTRTYVEKVRKATLSADSLHLSSSSETENKPSNRKYTTTNTEEEYPQFPSSPNLERTSSLRKAMSISIKNPPTPPPLCSICKHNAPIFGKAPIKFSYDEIETATNRFSSDNLLADGGYGFVYKGKLADGQLIAVKQRKTVSAQAAAEFCSEVEILSCAQHRNLVMLIGYCIETEWLLIYEFACNGSLDKHLYGTETNQVMAWHNRRKVAIGAARGLRYLHEDCRVGCIVHRDFRPNNILLTHDYEPMVGDFGLARWQVDGQSAEETRVIGAFGYLAPEYTGTGLITEKADVYAFGVVLLELLSGLKATEFSRITGQQFVQEWASPLLEMKLINEIIDPRLKIYEETEVKYMMYAASLCISSNPETRPRMSKVLKILEGDISADLVFNYGPNPYGRDNQKTQAKEGKNLSPTRKIGVNSRFKASEYRGRRVQEQYLPEISVGGEYQTYLRGSLAKFVQNLNRD; encoded by the exons ATGGTGGATAGTGAAGTGATAATTGTAGCTGTTGATGCTAGTAAAGAAATCACTGATTATGCTTTTGAATGGGCTGTTAAAGATGTGATTAAAGTTATGGATTCTGTAATTGTTCTTGCTGTTCTTCCTTTGAAGAATGGAGGTTCTTTGAATTCTGCAGATAGGAATAATTCTAATCAATTTCTTTCTG GCCTGCTCGGAAAATGCTGCAAGGGGAATAATCAGAAGGAGAAGAATTCATCAGAGGATGATAGTTTCAACAACCGAACTCAACCGGTTTCGCTCCGGCAGATAAACAGTGTATGTATGCAGATGATGAAGCAACTGTGTTTAACCCATAAAAAACAG GTTCAAATACAAGTGAAAATTTTAGGGGATGCACAACTTGGATCAGTGGCCTTAGAAGCAAGAGAGCTAGAGGCAAACTGGGTGATTTTAGACAG ACGGTTGAAGAAAGAAGCGGATTGCTGCCTGAAACGACTGAGTTGCAACGTCGTAATCATAGACCACGCTGTTCCGAAACTTCTTCGAGCTGTTAACCCCATAGCAGGGAAAACGTTCAGTTTGAGCATAGACCAATCCGACAGGAAATTCGCCGACATGCTCGGAATGCAACCTAGTATAGCTACAACTTACAGGAGTGAAACAAACACTGGAAGTCTTGGCCTAGAAAGTACAATCTCCGAAGTAGATCGTTCGGTTTCATGGTCAAGTTCCGAAACCGAGCAGTTTAACCGGATTGGTAGCCCGTCTTCtacttcctttcttcctttaaattctCAATATTTCAGCCCTCCACACTTTGGTAAATCTGAAACAAAGGCAACAGATTTCGCCGTTGCTAATTTTCCTCGAAGCCCCGGGGATGATAAGATTAAGAGAACGGGTGGCGTTTCGAGGACTAGAACAT ACGTCGAAAAAGTTCGAAAGGCGACACTATCAGCAGACTCGCTGCACTTGTCGTCAAGTTCAGAGACCGAAAATAAGCCAAGTAATCGAAAATATACAACGACTAATACTGAAGAAGAATATCCTCAATTTCCCTCTTCCCCGAACCTCGAAAGGACCTCGAGTTTAAGGAAGGCAATGTCGATTTCCATCAAGAATCCGCCCACCCCGCCGCCTCTTTGCTCCATTTGCAAGCATAATGCGCCTATTTTCGGCAAAGCTCCAATTAAGTTCAGTTATGATGAGATAGAAACAGCAACGAATAGATTTTCGAGTGATAACCTCTTGGCGGATGGCGGATATGGATTTGTATATAAAGGAAAACTGGCGGATGGACAGCTTATTGCAGTAAAGCAGCGTAAAACTGTAAGCGCGCAAGCAGCAGCAGAATTTTGCTCGGAGGTTGAGATATTGAGCTGCGCACAACACCGAAATTTGGTGATGTTGATAGGATACTGCATTGAGACAGAATGGCTCCTCATTTACGAGTTCGCTTGCAACGGTTCCTTGGATAAGCATTTGTACG GAACCGAGACGAACCAGGTTATGGCGTGGCATAATAGAAGAAAGGTTGCAATTGGTGCTGCTAGAGGTCTGAGATACCTTCACGAAGATTGTCGAGTCGGATGCATCGTGCACAGGGACTTCAGACCGAACAATATCCTACTTACACACGACTACGAACCCATG GTGGGCGATTTCGGTCTGGCTAGATGGCAAGTAGACGGTCAGTCAGCTGAAGAAACCCGTGTTATCGGTGCTTTCGG GTATTTAGCACCCGAATACACAGGAACCGGGCTTATAACAGAAAAAGCTGATGTATATGCATTTGGTGTCGTTCTTTTGGAGCTCTTGTCCGGCCTTAAAGCAACCGAATTTTCGAGGATTACAGGACAGCAATTTGTACAAGAATGG GCTAGTCCGTTGCTCGAGATGAAGTTGATCAACGAGATCATAGACCCTCGGTTAAAAATTTACGAGGAGACTGAAGTGAAATATATGATGTATGCAGCCAGTTTATGCATCTCATCGAACCCAGAAACGCGACCAAGAATGTCCAAG GTATTGAAAATACTAGAGGGTGACATTTCTGCTGATCTAGTTTTCAATTACGGACCAAATCCGTATGGTAGAGACAATCAAAAAACGCAAGCAAAAGAGGGTAAAAACCTGAGTCCGACGAGAAAAATCGGAGTAAATAGCAGATTCAAAGCATCAGAATATAGGGGAAGGCGAGTCCAAGAACAGTACCTGCCCGAAATCAGTGTCGGCGGGGAATATCAAACGTATTTACGAGGTTCTTTGGCCAAATTTGTTCAAAACTTGAATAGAGATTGA